From Crassaminicella indica, one genomic window encodes:
- the trpS gene encoding tryptophan--tRNA ligase, producing the protein MDEKKVIFSGAQPSGKLTLGNYLGALKNWVALQDEYNCYYCIVDLHAITVPQEAKVLRKNTIDALAQYMACGLDPEKSTIFIQSHVSAHAELNWVLNAITYMGELNRMTQFKEKSKKNEANLNGALFTYPVLMAADILLYQTDLVPVGEDQKQHLELARNLAQRFNNRYSDTFKVPDPYIPKVGARIMSLQEPTKKMSKSDENVNGFIGLVEDADSIARKVKRAVTDSLGVVKYSDEQPGIKNLLTIYSKLSGKSVEEIESMYEGKGYGEFKQDTAEVIVEGLRPIREKYEDLLKNKDYLENIYAEGAEKAERVARKTLRKVYKKVGFVPRKFIY; encoded by the coding sequence ATGGATGAGAAAAAAGTTATATTTAGTGGTGCACAGCCTTCAGGAAAATTAACTCTAGGTAATTATCTTGGAGCGTTAAAAAATTGGGTAGCCCTTCAAGATGAGTATAATTGTTATTATTGTATTGTGGATTTACATGCGATTACTGTACCACAAGAAGCAAAGGTTTTGAGAAAAAATACAATTGATGCATTGGCTCAATATATGGCATGTGGATTAGACCCAGAGAAGAGTACAATTTTTATTCAATCTCATGTAAGTGCTCATGCAGAATTAAATTGGGTATTAAATGCGATTACGTATATGGGTGAGTTAAATAGAATGACTCAATTCAAGGAAAAATCTAAAAAGAATGAAGCAAACTTAAATGGTGCATTGTTTACTTATCCAGTACTTATGGCTGCTGATATTTTATTATATCAAACAGATCTTGTTCCTGTTGGGGAAGATCAAAAGCAGCATTTGGAATTGGCTAGGAATTTAGCACAAAGATTTAACAATAGATATAGTGATACTTTTAAAGTACCAGATCCTTATATTCCTAAGGTAGGAGCTAGAATTATGAGTCTTCAAGAGCCTACAAAGAAAATGTCTAAGTCTGATGAAAATGTTAATGGCTTTATAGGGTTAGTTGAAGATGCTGATTCTATTGCAAGAAAAGTAAAAAGAGCTGTAACTGATTCATTAGGAGTAGTAAAATATTCAGATGAGCAGCCAGGGATTAAAAATTTACTTACTATATATTCTAAGCTTTCAGGAAAAAGTGTTGAAGAGATTGAAAGCATGTATGAAGGAAAAGGGTATGGAGAATTTAAACAGGATACAGCTGAAGTTATTGTTGAAGGATTAAGACCTATAAGAGAAAAATATGAGGATTTATTAAAAAATAAGGATTATTTAGAAAATATTTATGCTGAAGGAGCAGAAAAGGCAGAAAGAGTTGCTAGAAAAACATTAAGAAAGGTTTATAAGAAGGTTGGATTCGTTCCAAGAAAATTTATTTATTAA
- the recF gene encoding DNA replication/repair protein RecF (All proteins in this family for which functions are known are DNA-binding proteins that assist the filamentation of RecA onto DNA for the initiation of recombination or recombinational repair.), giving the protein MYLKSLKLINFRNYNQLALEFHPKINVFVGENAQGKTNILEAIYLTSTAKSFRTSKDRELIKFDKDRAYIKVEGKKRYTDTTVELKLEEGKKKQIKLNGMTLSKNSELLNNVYVVVFSPEDLKLIKEGPSERRKFIDNEIAQMKPSYFHHLNRYNKVLMQRNNLIKKIYHNKKLMDTLDIWNEKLIELGTKLMMERERFVTRINLLSRLIHRKITENKENLEVRYMSSIELKNDFKDTLESFRKTLQEALDVDLQRGTTTFGPHRDDLGVFVNGIDIRSFGSQGQQRTCALSLKLAEIELIKGETAEYPILLLDDVMSELDIKRQTFLIKALKDVQIFITTTEMNHLNELNVNKEYIFHVKNAVVYNESM; this is encoded by the coding sequence ACTTTAGAAATTATAATCAACTCGCATTAGAATTTCATCCTAAAATCAATGTGTTTGTAGGAGAGAATGCTCAAGGAAAAACAAATATACTAGAAGCTATATATTTAACTAGTACAGCTAAATCTTTTAGAACAAGTAAAGATCGAGAGTTAATTAAATTTGATAAGGATAGAGCATATATCAAAGTAGAAGGAAAAAAAAGATATACAGATACAACTGTAGAATTAAAGTTGGAGGAAGGTAAAAAAAAGCAAATTAAGTTAAATGGTATGACTTTAAGTAAAAATTCAGAGCTTCTCAATAATGTTTATGTAGTAGTATTCTCACCTGAAGATTTAAAGCTTATTAAAGAAGGGCCAAGTGAGCGAAGAAAGTTTATAGACAATGAAATAGCTCAGATGAAACCAAGTTATTTTCACCATCTGAATAGGTACAATAAGGTTTTGATGCAGAGAAACAATCTCATAAAAAAAATATATCACAATAAAAAACTTATGGATACGCTTGATATATGGAATGAAAAGCTTATAGAATTAGGAACCAAATTGATGATGGAAAGAGAAAGATTTGTTACAAGAATAAATTTACTAAGCAGATTGATTCATAGAAAAATTACAGAAAACAAAGAAAATCTTGAAGTAAGGTATATGAGTAGTATTGAGCTAAAAAATGATTTTAAGGATACTCTGGAAAGCTTTAGGAAAACTTTACAAGAAGCTTTAGATGTAGATTTACAAAGAGGAACTACAACTTTTGGACCCCATAGAGATGACTTAGGTGTTTTTGTAAATGGGATTGATATACGAAGCTTTGGTTCGCAAGGACAGCAGAGAACTTGTGCTTTATCCTTAAAGCTTGCAGAAATAGAACTAATAAAAGGGGAAACGGCTGAGTATCCTATTTTGCTTTTAGATGATGTTATGTCTGAATTAGACATAAAAAGACAAACCTTTTTAATAAAGGCTTTAAAAGATGTTCAAATATTTATTACAACAACGGAAATGAATCATTTAAATGAGCTTAATGTAAATAAAGAATATATTTTTCATGTTAAGAATGCGGTCGTTTATAATGAATCCATGTAA
- the gyrB gene encoding DNA topoisomerase (ATP-hydrolyzing) subunit B → MAEKINNEYGAEQIQVLEGLEPVRKRPGMYIGSTGPKGLHHLVYEIVDNSIDEALAGYCKNIDVIIGKDNSITVKDDGRGMPVDIHPKMGKPAVEVIHTVLHAGGKFGGGGYKVSGGLHGVGASVVNALSEWMEVEVKRDGKIYHQRYERGKTITELTVVGESHETGSKTSFLPDKEIFEETVFKFETLEHRLREMAFLNKGIRITLTDQREENPRELVFHYEGGIKEFVKHLNKNKDVIHKNIIYFEGKKENSEVEVAMQYTDKYTENIFSFANNINTHEGGTHLVGFKSALTRVINDYARKNNILKEKDVNLTGEDIREGLTCIISVKLTEPQFEGQTKTKLGNSEMRGIVETITSESLQIFLGENPAEAKAIIEKALKAARAREAARKARELTRRKGALDSLSLPGKLADCSEKNPALSEIFIVEGDSAGGSAKQGRDRATQAILPLRGKILNVEKARLDKILNSSEIRAMITAFGCGIGDEFDISKLRYHKIVIMTDADVDGAHISTLLLTFFYRYMKPLIDNGHVYIARPPLYKVKKGRQEHYIYSDKELDQLLNEIGRNGITIQRYKGLGEMNPEQLWDTTMDAEKRTLLQVTVDDAAAADEVFTMLMGDKVKPRREFIEANAKYVTNLDV, encoded by the coding sequence ATGGCAGAAAAAATTAATAACGAATATGGTGCGGAGCAGATACAAGTATTAGAAGGATTAGAACCAGTTAGAAAAAGACCGGGAATGTATATAGGATCTACAGGACCAAAAGGACTTCATCATCTCGTGTATGAGATTGTAGATAATAGTATTGATGAAGCACTAGCAGGATACTGTAAAAACATAGATGTTATTATTGGAAAAGATAATTCAATAACTGTAAAAGATGATGGTAGAGGAATGCCTGTAGATATACATCCGAAGATGGGAAAACCTGCTGTAGAAGTTATTCATACAGTACTGCATGCAGGAGGAAAGTTTGGTGGTGGAGGATACAAGGTATCAGGAGGGCTTCATGGTGTTGGAGCTTCTGTTGTAAATGCATTATCAGAATGGATGGAAGTTGAAGTAAAAAGAGATGGAAAAATATATCATCAACGGTATGAAAGAGGAAAAACTATTACAGAGCTTACTGTAGTAGGAGAGTCTCATGAAACAGGTTCTAAGACAAGCTTTTTACCTGATAAAGAGATATTTGAGGAAACTGTATTTAAGTTTGAAACATTAGAGCATAGATTAAGAGAAATGGCTTTTTTAAATAAAGGTATTCGAATTACATTGACTGATCAAAGAGAAGAAAATCCTCGTGAATTGGTATTTCACTATGAAGGTGGAATTAAAGAATTTGTTAAGCATTTAAATAAAAATAAAGATGTGATTCATAAAAACATTATTTATTTTGAAGGAAAAAAAGAAAATTCTGAAGTAGAAGTCGCTATGCAATATACAGATAAATATACAGAAAATATTTTTTCTTTTGCAAATAATATTAATACGCATGAGGGTGGAACACATCTTGTAGGCTTCAAATCAGCATTGACTCGTGTAATAAATGATTATGCTAGAAAAAACAATATACTAAAAGAAAAAGATGTTAATCTTACAGGAGAAGATATTAGAGAGGGATTAACCTGTATTATTTCTGTAAAGCTTACTGAACCTCAGTTTGAAGGACAGACAAAAACAAAGCTTGGAAATAGTGAAATGAGAGGAATTGTTGAGACGATTACTAGTGAATCTCTTCAAATATTCTTAGGAGAAAATCCAGCAGAAGCAAAAGCAATAATAGAAAAAGCTTTAAAGGCAGCACGAGCAAGAGAGGCTGCTAGAAAAGCAAGAGAGCTTACAAGAAGAAAAGGAGCATTAGATAGCTTATCACTTCCAGGAAAGCTTGCAGATTGCTCTGAAAAGAATCCAGCTCTTTCTGAAATATTTATTGTTGAGGGTGATTCAGCTGGTGGATCTGCAAAGCAAGGAAGAGATAGAGCAACTCAAGCCATATTACCTCTTAGAGGTAAAATATTAAACGTTGAAAAGGCAAGGTTAGATAAAATATTAAATTCTAGTGAAATAAGAGCTATGATTACAGCTTTTGGATGTGGTATTGGAGATGAATTTGATATTAGTAAGCTAAGATACCACAAAATAGTAATAATGACAGATGCAGATGTAGACGGTGCACATATTAGTACATTATTACTAACATTCTTTTATAGATATATGAAACCACTTATTGACAATGGTCATGTATATATTGCACGCCCACCACTTTATAAGGTGAAGAAAGGTAGACAAGAGCATTATATTTATTCTGATAAGGAATTAGATCAATTGTTAAATGAGATCGGTAGAAATGGTATAACAATACAAAGATACAAAGGTTTAGGAGAAATGAATCCTGAGCAACTATGGGATACGACAATGGATGCTGAAAAAAGAACACTACTTCAAGTTACAGTAGATGATGCAGCTGCAGCAGATGAAGTATTTACTATGCTTATGGGAGATAAAGTAAAACCCCGTAGAGAATTTATAGAAGCAAATGCAAAATATGTAACTAACTTAGATGTGTAG
- a CDS encoding bacteriohemerythrin, with protein sequence MFEWKDIYKVDIAEIDKQHRKLLEIGGKLADLLKLKDDIDHYDEIVEILTELREYTEYHFAHEEKLLEKYGYDNQSLRLHKRQHKSFVNKIIQIENQDIDEKQTGIKLTMLEFIASWIENHILKTDHEYKDFFHENGVY encoded by the coding sequence GTGTTTGAATGGAAGGATATATATAAAGTTGATATAGCTGAGATTGATAAGCAGCACAGAAAGCTTTTGGAAATTGGAGGAAAACTTGCTGATTTATTAAAGCTAAAGGATGATATTGATCATTATGATGAAATTGTAGAGATTTTAACAGAATTAAGAGAATATACAGAATATCATTTTGCTCATGAAGAAAAGCTGTTAGAAAAGTATGGATACGATAATCAAAGTCTTAGATTACATAAAAGGCAGCACAAGTCATTTGTAAATAAAATTATTCAGATAGAAAATCAAGATATTGATGAAAAACAAACAGGTATCAAGCTTACTATGTTGGAATTTATTGCTAGTTGGATAGAAAATCATATCTTAAAGACAGATCATGAGTATAAAGATTTTTTTCATGAAAATGGTGTATATTAA
- a CDS encoding polyprenyl synthetase family protein, translating into MKAVESLKIRELPGMNIVEEELYNLFKDSYENTYNICKRLLSSGGKRIRPALVLCTAGCFGGVTKEAIKVSTACECIHMASLVHDDIIDASIMRRSNPTINAQKGNTTAVLIGDYLFAKAFEILSRNRLVRSMEVIVDAISKMCDGEIFQRENLFNLDQTREDYYCRIYQKTGVLIAACTQVGAITAGADEEQIRAFKVYGENLGYAYQIIDDILDFIGDEKILGKPVGSDLREGNITLPILKLIKNEKHKEWMKKILKKGRITESYNEILRLLKDSDALDEAFCEAEYCAEKAQESLESIEDSVYKDMLLNIADQILVRKY; encoded by the coding sequence ATGAAGGCAGTAGAAAGTTTAAAAATTCGAGAATTACCAGGGATGAATATAGTAGAAGAGGAATTATATAATTTATTCAAAGATAGCTATGAAAATACATATAATATTTGTAAAAGATTGCTTAGCTCAGGAGGAAAGAGAATCCGCCCTGCTCTTGTTCTTTGTACTGCAGGGTGTTTTGGAGGGGTTACCAAAGAAGCTATTAAGGTTTCTACAGCTTGTGAATGTATTCATATGGCATCTTTGGTTCATGATGATATTATTGATGCATCTATTATGAGGAGGAGTAATCCTACTATAAATGCACAAAAAGGGAATACTACTGCTGTATTAATAGGAGATTATTTGTTTGCTAAAGCTTTTGAAATCCTTTCAAGAAATAGACTTGTAAGAAGTATGGAAGTAATTGTAGATGCTATTAGCAAAATGTGTGATGGAGAAATTTTTCAAAGAGAAAATCTATTTAATTTAGATCAAACACGTGAAGATTATTACTGTCGTATATATCAAAAGACAGGGGTTTTAATTGCTGCATGTACTCAAGTAGGAGCTATTACAGCAGGAGCAGATGAAGAACAAATAAGAGCTTTTAAAGTTTATGGAGAAAATTTAGGCTATGCTTATCAAATTATAGATGATATTTTAGATTTTATAGGAGATGAAAAAATATTAGGCAAGCCAGTGGGAAGTGATTTAAGAGAAGGGAATATCACTCTGCCTATATTAAAATTAATAAAGAATGAGAAACATAAGGAATGGATGAAGAAAATATTGAAAAAAGGAAGGATTACAGAAAGTTATAATGAGATATTAAGACTTTTAAAGGATAGCGATGCTTTAGATGAAGCCTTTTGTGAAGCAGAATATTGTGCAGAAAAAGCTCAGGAATCATTAGAGAGCATAGAGGATTCTGTTTATAAGGATATGCTTTTAAATATTGCTGATCAGATATTGGTAAGAAAGTATTAA
- a CDS encoding SigB/SigF/SigG family RNA polymerase sigma factor, which yields MDNIEKITVNCDTNSLSKLDGKELFKLYKETNDKEIRDELVNRYLYIAEILSKKFVNKGIDYEDIYQIASLGLILAIERFDLSKGFEFSSFATPTIIGEIKKYFRDKGWSIRVPRRIQELSRKINNAKIVLTQKLQRTPKVTDIADYLGCTEEQVLEAMDASHLYTLKSLDISYDTSGDDKDLQLKDLIGEDDKSFDQLENSDFLRKNIEKLNQVETKILKLRFFDNKTQSQVAKVLNVSQMTVSRMEKKIIDKFRKELNKMEIS from the coding sequence ATGGATAATATAGAAAAGATTACAGTGAATTGCGATACCAATTCCCTAAGTAAATTAGATGGAAAAGAATTGTTTAAATTATACAAAGAAACTAATGATAAAGAAATCCGAGACGAGTTGGTAAATCGATACTTGTATATAGCGGAAATTTTATCAAAAAAATTTGTAAACAAAGGGATTGATTACGAAGATATTTATCAAATTGCATCTCTTGGTCTTATTCTTGCTATTGAGCGTTTTGATTTAAGCAAAGGATTTGAATTTTCAAGCTTTGCAACCCCTACTATTATAGGAGAAATAAAGAAGTATTTCAGAGATAAAGGTTGGAGCATAAGAGTACCCAGGAGGATACAAGAATTATCAAGGAAGATAAATAATGCAAAAATAGTATTGACGCAAAAGCTTCAAAGAACTCCTAAGGTAACAGATATTGCAGATTATTTAGGATGTACTGAAGAACAGGTTTTAGAGGCGATGGATGCAAGTCATCTCTATACACTTAAATCTTTAGATATAAGCTATGACACAAGTGGAGATGATAAGGATTTGCAGCTTAAAGATTTAATTGGAGAAGATGATAAATCCTTTGATCAATTAGAAAATAGTGACTTTTTAAGAAAAAATATAGAGAAATTAAATCAAGTAGAGACTAAAATATTAAAGCTTCGATTTTTCGATAATAAAACTCAATCACAGGTAGCTAAAGTATTAAATGTATCTCAAATGACTGTATCTAGGATGGAAAAGAAGATTATTGATAAATTTAGAAAAGAATTAAATAAAATGGAAATATCATAA
- a CDS encoding STAS domain-containing protein, whose product MSIQIDKKYHQEENLWVLAINGELDIYTANELKETLMKMLDEHKENIKIDCTDLGYIDSTGLGVLIGALKRLKKYDKNIVIANPKPNVLKLFRITGLNKIFIIEGE is encoded by the coding sequence GTGTCTATTCAAATTGATAAAAAATATCATCAAGAAGAAAATTTATGGGTTTTAGCTATTAATGGAGAGCTTGATATTTATACAGCAAATGAGTTAAAGGAAACTCTCATGAAAATGCTAGATGAACATAAAGAAAATATAAAAATAGATTGTACAGATTTAGGATATATAGACAGTACAGGTTTAGGTGTTTTAATAGGAGCTTTGAAAAGACTAAAAAAATATGATAAAAATATTGTGATAGCTAATCCTAAACCTAATGTTTTAAAATTGTTTAGGATAACTGGCTTAAATAAAATATTTATTATAGAAGGTGAATAA
- a CDS encoding ATP-binding protein has protein sequence MITMNNLEKVEKKMSDHFSISVPSKPEYVNVIRLTASAIASRMGFNIEQIEDIKVAIAEACTNAIEHGLCYNNSNFQINFLVDDEKLAIDVIDQGHGFESSEVKEPDLENPKEGGLGIFIIKTLMDEVEILSDLGKGTTMRMIKYLGDDT, from the coding sequence ATGATTACAATGAATAATTTAGAAAAGGTGGAGAAAAAAATGAGTGATCATTTTTCAATATCAGTTCCAAGCAAGCCAGAATATGTGAACGTTATACGTTTAACGGCATCAGCTATTGCGAGTAGGATGGGCTTTAATATAGAGCAAATTGAGGATATAAAGGTTGCTATAGCAGAAGCTTGCACTAATGCAATTGAACATGGTTTATGTTATAATAATAGTAATTTTCAGATAAATTTTTTGGTAGATGATGAAAAATTAGCTATTGATGTAATTGATCAAGGACATGGATTTGAAAGCAGTGAAGTAAAAGAACCTGATTTAGAAAATCCGAAAGAAGGAGGATTAGGGATATTTATCATTAAAACTTTAATGGACGAAGTAGAAATCTTATCAGATTTAGGTAAAGGTACAACGATGAGAATGATAAAATATTTAGGGGATGATACTTGA
- the gyrA gene encoding DNA gyrase subunit A: protein MEDKSKIIQVDIEEKMKKSYIDYAMSVIVGRALPDVRDGLKPVHRRILYAMNELGLTPEKPHRKSARIVGDVLGKYHPHGDSSVYDAMVRMAQDFSTRYLLVNGHGNFGSIDGDGAAAMRYTEAKLTKLSVEMLRDIGKETVDFSPNFDETLKEPTVLPSRFPNLLVNGSNGIAVGMATSIPPHNLGEVIDATVKLIDDRDATVEDLIKIVKGPDFPTGAIIMGKESIKEAYRTGQGRVVVRAKAEIEQTAKGKNQIIVTEIPYQVNKARLIEKIADLVRDKKIEGISDLRDESDRKGMRIVIELKRDANPNVVLNKLYKHTQLQDTFSIIMIALVNGQPKILNLYELIYYYLEHQKDVVTRRTQYDLAKTEDRAHILEGLKIALDHIDAVIKLIRGSKNVAEAKEGLLNTFNLSERQAQAILDMRLQKLTGLEREKIEEEYEELIKLINHYKEVLANERLLLNIVKEEILEIKESYNDARRTVITAAADEIDIEDLIDEEEVAITLTHLGYIKRLPADTYKSQRRGGKGIAGLTTREEDFVEHLFITSTHNYILFFTNRGRVYRLKAYEIPEAKRQAKGTAIVNLLQLLPKEKVTAVIPVKEFEQSKFLVAATQKGIIKKTDLSQFDTSRKSGLIAINLREDDELISVKLTDGDKEVIIVTKEGKSIRFKEADVRDMGRAAMGVKAINLDDNDYVVAMELVEEDSDLLVVSEYGFGKRTSLENYNTQSRGGKGLITYNSKEKTGKLVGAKVVKDHDEIMLININGVIIRLEVKEIPRMGRNTQGVTLMRVDHDSNIVSIAKVVQDVEEE, encoded by the coding sequence ATAGAAGATAAAAGTAAAATTATTCAAGTTGATATAGAAGAAAAGATGAAAAAATCTTATATAGATTATGCAATGAGTGTAATTGTTGGCCGTGCTTTACCTGATGTAAGAGATGGTTTAAAGCCTGTTCATAGAAGAATTCTTTATGCTATGAATGAATTAGGCTTAACGCCAGAAAAACCCCATAGAAAGTCAGCACGTATCGTTGGGGATGTTTTGGGTAAGTACCATCCTCATGGAGATAGCTCTGTTTATGATGCTATGGTAAGAATGGCACAAGATTTTTCTACTAGATATTTATTAGTCAATGGTCATGGAAACTTCGGTTCTATCGATGGAGATGGTGCTGCTGCCATGCGTTATACAGAAGCAAAGCTTACAAAGTTGTCTGTAGAGATGCTACGAGATATAGGAAAGGAAACAGTAGATTTTTCACCAAACTTTGATGAAACCTTAAAGGAGCCAACTGTACTACCAAGTAGATTTCCAAATTTATTGGTAAATGGTTCAAATGGTATTGCAGTAGGTATGGCTACATCTATTCCACCACATAATTTAGGTGAAGTTATTGATGCAACAGTAAAATTGATAGATGATAGAGATGCAACTGTAGAAGACCTTATTAAAATTGTAAAGGGGCCAGATTTTCCTACAGGTGCTATTATCATGGGAAAAGAATCGATAAAAGAGGCTTATAGGACAGGACAAGGAAGAGTTGTTGTTAGAGCAAAGGCTGAGATAGAACAAACAGCAAAAGGAAAAAATCAAATTATTGTAACAGAAATTCCATATCAGGTAAATAAAGCAAGATTAATAGAAAAAATAGCTGATTTAGTAAGAGATAAGAAGATCGAAGGAATTTCTGATTTAAGAGATGAGAGTGATAGAAAGGGTATGCGTATCGTTATAGAGCTAAAGAGAGATGCCAACCCAAATGTAGTATTAAATAAGCTTTATAAGCATACACAGCTTCAAGATACATTTAGTATTATTATGATTGCTCTTGTAAATGGACAGCCTAAAATACTAAATTTATATGAGCTTATTTATTATTATTTAGAGCATCAAAAGGATGTAGTTACAAGAAGAACACAATATGATCTAGCTAAGACAGAAGATCGTGCACATATATTAGAAGGATTAAAAATTGCACTTGATCATATAGATGCTGTGATAAAATTAATTAGAGGTTCTAAAAATGTAGCAGAAGCTAAAGAGGGATTGTTGAATACATTCAATCTGTCAGAAAGACAGGCTCAAGCAATTCTTGATATGAGACTTCAAAAGCTTACAGGCTTAGAAAGAGAAAAGATTGAAGAAGAATATGAAGAATTAATCAAGCTTATTAATCATTATAAAGAAGTATTAGCTAATGAAAGACTTCTTTTGAATATCGTAAAGGAAGAAATATTAGAAATAAAAGAGTCATATAATGATGCTAGAAGAACAGTTATTACAGCTGCAGCAGATGAGATTGATATAGAAGATCTAATAGATGAAGAAGAGGTTGCAATTACTCTAACACATCTAGGATATATAAAGAGACTTCCTGCAGATACTTACAAAAGCCAAAGAAGAGGCGGAAAAGGAATTGCTGGACTTACTACGAGAGAAGAAGATTTTGTAGAACATTTGTTTATTACTTCAACTCACAACTATATCTTATTCTTTACTAATAGGGGAAGAGTTTACCGATTAAAGGCTTATGAAATTCCAGAAGCTAAAAGACAGGCAAAAGGAACAGCTATTGTAAATCTGCTTCAATTGCTACCAAAGGAGAAAGTAACAGCTGTGATTCCTGTTAAGGAATTTGAACAAAGCAAATTTTTAGTAGCAGCTACTCAAAAAGGTATTATAAAAAAGACAGATTTATCACAATTTGATACTTCTAGAAAATCAGGTTTAATTGCTATTAATTTAAGAGAAGATGATGAATTAATCAGTGTAAAGCTTACAGATGGAGATAAAGAAGTCATTATTGTAACAAAAGAAGGTAAATCTATCAGATTTAAAGAAGCTGATGTTAGAGATATGGGTAGAGCTGCAATGGGTGTAAAAGCAATTAATTTAGATGATAATGATTATGTTGTTGCTATGGAATTGGTAGAGGAAGATAGTGATTTACTAGTTGTTAGTGAATATGGATTTGGAAAGAGAACTTCCCTTGAAAATTATAATACTCAATCTAGAGGAGGAAAAGGGTTAATTACCTACAATTCAAAAGAAAAAACAGGTAAACTAGTAGGAGCTAAGGTTGTAAAGGACCATGATGAAATAATGCTCATTAATATAAATGGTGTCATTATTAGACTCGAAGTAAAAGAAATACCTAGAATGGGTAGAAATACACAAGGGGTAACATTAATGAGAGTAGACCATGATAGCAATATTGTTTCGATTGCTAAGGTTGTTCAAGATGTTGAGGAAGAATAA
- a CDS encoding cache domain-containing protein produces the protein MILLISTLIINLAGCKVTLKAGIINNEDKIETNENEQVEIVKEKLDALCSKLIDADEENINKALKEFQENTLKDVENVYFAKEDSKKLYIYPNLGLPEDYDPTKRPWYEKAKEDEYYINEYIDSVKNNNMLTVSKALYKDKVFVGVVGLDLIIKK, from the coding sequence ATGATATTGTTAATAAGCACATTAATAATAAATTTAGCAGGCTGTAAAGTAACTCTAAAGGCAGGAATTATAAATAATGAAGATAAGATAGAAACAAATGAAAATGAACAGGTAGAAATAGTAAAAGAAAAGCTAGATGCTTTATGCAGTAAATTAATAGATGCAGATGAAGAAAATATTAATAAAGCTTTAAAAGAGTTTCAAGAAAATACATTAAAAGATGTAGAAAATGTATATTTTGCAAAAGAGGATTCAAAAAAGCTTTATATATATCCTAATTTAGGATTACCAGAGGACTATGATCCTACAAAAAGACCTTGGTATGAAAAAGCAAAAGAAGATGAATACTATATAAATGAATATATAGATTCTGTAAAAAATAATAATATGCTTACTGTATCAAAAGCATTATATAAGGATAAAGTATTTGTTGGTGTAGTAGGCTTAGATTTAATAATAAAAAAATAG
- the remB gene encoding extracellular matrix regulator RemB encodes MFLHLAKDVVVPVKNVICIIDADSIKNSKDSKAFFKISEEEGFVKKISDEKIKSYIITEEVEKKDKGSRKIIKTVIYYSPISSTTLQKRANFLEDIHSSDEVYVK; translated from the coding sequence ATGTTCCTTCATTTAGCTAAGGATGTAGTAGTGCCTGTTAAAAATGTCATATGTATTATAGATGCTGATTCTATTAAAAATTCAAAGGATAGCAAAGCGTTTTTTAAAATTTCAGAGGAGGAAGGCTTTGTAAAAAAGATATCTGATGAAAAAATAAAGTCTTATATAATCACTGAGGAAGTTGAAAAAAAGGATAAAGGTTCACGAAAAATTATTAAGACGGTGATTTATTATTCACCTATATCGTCTACAACTCTTCAAAAGAGAGCAAATTTTTTAGAGGATATTCATAGTTCGGATGAAGTTTATGTAAAATAA